The Mesorhizobium loti genome includes a region encoding these proteins:
- a CDS encoding creatininase family protein: MSEPVPALPIPPGSSFALMTSPDTERQATAGVNKPVVILPLGAVEQHGPHLPLGVDCWLAEAVALAAAEGQASIRVAEPFAYGSSEHHRSFSGTMSLSPQTFIAVLVDLCTCLAEDGFLPVMLNGHGGNRAAIQVAITTLGQRGIVTAGFSYFDLIADVAAEALPDIATGTGHACALETSLMMHVLGDSVRRDLIPPGGTPPSWPDPHLYAAPAVTVWRRFEAIRDNGVIGTPSQASAEAGGKLFIAAVERSRAAILNIQSEFGQRNA, encoded by the coding sequence ATGAGCGAGCCAGTTCCGGCCTTGCCGATCCCGCCCGGGTCCAGCTTTGCGTTGATGACCTCGCCGGATACGGAAAGACAGGCGACGGCTGGCGTGAACAAACCTGTCGTCATCCTGCCGCTCGGCGCTGTGGAACAACATGGCCCGCATCTGCCGCTCGGCGTCGATTGCTGGCTTGCGGAAGCGGTTGCGCTCGCCGCGGCGGAAGGGCAAGCCTCCATCCGTGTCGCCGAACCTTTCGCCTATGGTTCGTCCGAGCATCATCGTTCCTTCTCCGGCACGATGAGCCTCAGCCCGCAGACCTTCATCGCCGTGCTCGTCGATCTCTGCACCTGCCTTGCCGAAGACGGCTTCCTGCCGGTCATGCTGAACGGCCACGGCGGAAACCGCGCCGCCATCCAGGTGGCGATCACCACCCTTGGCCAGCGCGGCATCGTCACGGCGGGTTTCTCGTATTTCGATCTCATCGCCGACGTGGCCGCAGAGGCTCTACCCGACATCGCCACGGGCACAGGTCACGCTTGCGCGCTTGAAACGTCCTTGATGATGCATGTGCTTGGCGACAGCGTTCGCCGCGATCTCATCCCGCCAGGCGGCACCCCGCCATCCTGGCCGGATCCTCACCTTTACGCCGCGCCGGCCGTCACCGTTTGGCGCCGTTTCGAAGCCATCCGCGACAACGGCGTCATCGGCACGCCATCGCAGGCGAGCGCGGAGGCCGGCGGCAAACTTTTCATCGCAGCCGTGGAGCGCAGCCGCGCCGCCATTTTGAACATCCAATCCGAATTCGGCCAAAGGAACGCATGA
- a CDS encoding Gfo/Idh/MocA family oxidoreductase → MSKLRIAIVGAGYMGLLHAQVVAASPVAELSAFVDPNAATGSKAASDFGARHFRDAAAALTANAADAYIVAAPDTLHEDVCRTLLDAGKPVLLEKPMAHDLSAAKAIAKAAERNGARLLVGHILRFDPRYCEAAAAVKSGRIGEPIHGSSGRFTNREVGLRMKGKSSVCFYLGVHDVDALQWISGSDIIAVYSRPVAKLMPSLGVRSEDAIFSTVELSNGMSGQLYFGWTLPPTVPTGIWARTEIIGTEGMIDLDVRDHGLRILSRGQWSQPDALHWPTVNGRITGDLFEEVHHFISAVRDDTPFVMPVDDALRAVAVNDAILRSVRSGLREPVEDWHIR, encoded by the coding sequence TTGAGCAAACTGAGGATCGCAATTGTCGGCGCCGGCTACATGGGCCTCCTGCATGCGCAGGTGGTTGCCGCCAGCCCTGTCGCGGAACTGTCGGCATTCGTTGATCCAAATGCCGCCACGGGAAGCAAGGCCGCGTCCGATTTCGGTGCCCGGCACTTCCGCGATGCCGCCGCCGCGCTGACTGCCAATGCAGCCGACGCCTATATCGTGGCCGCGCCCGACACGCTGCATGAAGACGTCTGCCGCACGCTGCTCGATGCCGGAAAGCCGGTGCTGCTCGAAAAACCGATGGCTCATGATCTTTCCGCTGCCAAGGCGATTGCGAAGGCGGCGGAGAGGAACGGCGCACGCCTGTTGGTCGGCCACATCCTGCGGTTCGACCCGCGCTATTGCGAAGCCGCGGCAGCGGTAAAATCCGGGCGGATCGGCGAGCCGATCCACGGCAGCAGCGGCCGTTTCACCAATCGCGAAGTCGGTCTTCGCATGAAAGGAAAGTCGAGCGTCTGCTTCTACCTCGGCGTGCACGACGTGGATGCGCTGCAATGGATCTCGGGTTCGGACATCATCGCCGTCTACTCCCGCCCGGTCGCCAAGCTCATGCCTTCGCTCGGGGTTCGATCCGAAGATGCGATCTTCTCCACCGTCGAGCTGTCGAACGGAATGAGCGGACAGCTCTACTTCGGCTGGACGCTGCCACCGACCGTTCCGACCGGCATCTGGGCGCGCACGGAAATCATCGGCACCGAGGGCATGATCGACCTCGACGTGCGCGACCACGGTCTGCGCATCCTGTCGCGGGGACAGTGGTCGCAACCCGACGCCCTGCACTGGCCAACCGTCAATGGCCGTATCACCGGGGATCTCTTCGAGGAGGTCCACCATTTCATTTCGGCGGTTCGCGACGACACCCCCTTCGTGATGCCGGTCGACGATGCCCTGCGCGCCGTCGCCGTCAACGATGCAATCCTGCGCAGCGTCAGATCAGGCCTGCGCGAACCGGTCGAAGACTGGCACATCCGATGA
- a CDS encoding ABC transporter permease, producing MTRQQNIWCRHFLDLSPLILLVTLLAIFALIDARIVSTASLINIVAQATPIAILALGALIVLLTAGIDLSAGVGVAFCAVFIASLIDGGAGLPLALLVGLAVMVVIGLANGAVIALLKIPPFVTTLATMVALQGATLAVASKGVLMLKDPTLRAVGIERSFGIPNVIFATLLIIAVAAILMRHSRFGLRTYALGSDAGAAELAGIPVRKHTILVYCASSIFVFLTAVIMISRVPVVTPNIGGTSLLLDAIAAAVLGGTSIFGGRGTVWGAVVGALIVSLLTTALRVFGTDPSSLELYKGAIIMVALLADSGMTYAKARLVEAAR from the coding sequence ATGACCCGCCAACAGAACATCTGGTGCAGGCACTTTCTCGATCTCTCGCCGTTGATCCTGCTGGTCACCCTGCTGGCGATCTTCGCGCTTATCGACGCCCGCATCGTTTCGACTGCCAGCCTCATCAACATCGTCGCACAGGCGACCCCGATCGCCATCCTGGCGCTGGGTGCCCTGATCGTTCTGCTGACGGCGGGCATCGATCTGTCCGCCGGCGTCGGCGTCGCCTTCTGTGCCGTCTTCATCGCCAGCCTGATCGATGGTGGCGCCGGCCTGCCGCTTGCCCTTCTTGTCGGCCTTGCCGTGATGGTGGTGATCGGCCTCGCAAACGGCGCCGTTATCGCACTGTTGAAAATACCACCCTTCGTGACGACGCTGGCCACAATGGTCGCGCTGCAGGGCGCAACGCTTGCCGTTGCCTCCAAAGGCGTCCTGATGCTGAAGGATCCGACGCTTCGCGCCGTCGGCATCGAGCGCAGCTTCGGCATCCCCAACGTCATCTTCGCAACGCTGCTGATCATCGCCGTCGCAGCAATCCTGATGCGGCATAGCCGTTTCGGGCTGCGTACCTATGCGCTCGGGTCGGATGCCGGAGCCGCGGAACTTGCCGGCATCCCGGTGAGGAAACACACGATCCTCGTCTATTGTGCCTCCAGCATCTTCGTCTTCCTGACGGCTGTGATCATGATCAGCCGGGTGCCGGTCGTGACGCCCAATATCGGCGGCACCTCGCTGCTTCTGGATGCGATCGCCGCGGCCGTGCTTGGCGGCACCAGTATTTTCGGCGGCAGGGGAACGGTGTGGGGGGCGGTCGTCGGCGCTCTGATCGTCAGCCTGCTGACGACGGCGCTTCGGGTGTTCGGCACGGACCCTTCCAGCCTCGAACTCTACAAGGGTGCAATCATCATGGTCGCTCTTCTGGCCGATTCCGGCATGACCTACGCCAAGGCCCGGCTTGTCGAGGCCGCACGATGA
- a CDS encoding ATP-binding cassette domain-containing protein yields the protein MFQSWTSPFPRRNEPVLIAVLLVAIAVFGWIDPRFLSTGNLVSIAQQSAVIALISFAMTAVIIARGIDISVGSNLACSGIAAGLAYTATGSASLSLLAAIGGGAAIGLLNGALIGFAGISPFIATLATMAFARGLALSLSGASSIAVADPVLLFAGRETIGLLPVSVIIAAICLGLWWFVLNRTVYGRWIYAIGGNAGAARASLVPVDLVRISVYLIAGATAGLGAILTIGRLGSAQPLAGTGLEFTAITAAIIGGTKLSGGQGSIWGTAIGALLLGVINTGLSFLQVPQILIYFVTASLILVAVLTSQPESVAALFKTSGRKSIPSPRNSAATPVGKHSIALRGVGKSFPGVKALDGVSFAISAGEVVGLAGENGAGKSTLVKCISGLHRPDEGEIVIDGDAVQFHSPSDAKGISVIHQHFSLSPDLTVAENLFIGREPHTRLGFLDRARMRRDAKAIMDELSLDIDIAAELRTLSVGRQQMVEIARAVLSDAWFFIMDEPTSALSNRERDQLYDLIDRLRARGAGILYISHKMEEIFSQCDRVVVLRDGRFIGERQTRQTNEAEIVSMMVGRDVGDIFPYLETKIGETAIEISNISNGKLLKSATLSVRRGEIVALAGLMGSGRSEVLRLIAGLETMHGGTITIFGAQQAGGDTKAANRAGIVYIPEDRHLEGFVGTMSIRDNLSLAWIRDNSYFGLLRPRRILALASDLIGSLGVRPAQPDKMTIELSGGNQQKVVIGKWLATRPKIILLDEPTRGVDVGAKSELHHLIAKLKAEGAAILMVSSELPEVLGVADRIVVMREGHSVCTLARGATEEDVMTHAFGDRKIAPPASTAPANIQPCTMPVGRAL from the coding sequence ATGTTCCAGTCCTGGACCTCTCCGTTTCCGCGGCGCAACGAACCGGTTCTCATCGCGGTGCTGCTGGTCGCCATCGCCGTCTTCGGCTGGATCGATCCGCGCTTTCTGTCGACCGGCAATCTTGTCAGCATCGCGCAGCAGAGTGCGGTCATCGCCCTCATCTCTTTTGCCATGACGGCCGTGATCATCGCGCGCGGCATCGACATTTCCGTTGGCAGCAACCTTGCCTGTTCCGGCATCGCCGCGGGCCTTGCCTACACGGCAACCGGCTCGGCGAGCCTGAGCCTTCTCGCCGCGATCGGTGGCGGTGCCGCGATCGGTCTGCTCAATGGAGCGCTGATCGGCTTTGCCGGCATCTCCCCCTTCATCGCGACGCTCGCCACCATGGCGTTTGCGCGCGGCCTGGCGCTCAGTCTCTCCGGCGCATCCAGCATCGCGGTCGCCGATCCGGTCCTGCTTTTCGCGGGACGCGAGACAATCGGCCTCCTGCCGGTCTCCGTCATCATCGCCGCCATCTGCCTGGGCCTCTGGTGGTTCGTGCTCAATCGCACGGTGTACGGGCGCTGGATCTATGCGATCGGCGGCAATGCGGGAGCGGCGCGAGCCTCCCTGGTTCCCGTCGACCTCGTGCGCATCTCCGTCTACCTGATTGCCGGTGCGACAGCCGGGCTCGGCGCGATCCTCACCATCGGCCGCCTTGGTTCGGCACAGCCGCTTGCCGGCACCGGCCTTGAATTTACAGCCATCACAGCCGCGATCATCGGCGGCACGAAACTGTCCGGCGGCCAGGGCTCCATCTGGGGAACGGCAATCGGGGCGCTGCTGCTGGGCGTCATCAACACCGGCCTGTCCTTCCTGCAGGTGCCGCAGATCCTGATCTATTTCGTGACCGCCAGCCTCATTCTGGTGGCTGTTCTCACCAGCCAGCCGGAGAGTGTTGCCGCCCTGTTCAAGACAAGTGGCCGCAAGTCCATCCCCTCACCTCGCAACAGTGCCGCGACACCGGTCGGCAAACACAGCATCGCGTTGCGCGGCGTCGGCAAGTCTTTTCCGGGCGTCAAGGCACTCGACGGTGTCAGCTTTGCCATCTCGGCTGGCGAGGTGGTGGGACTTGCAGGCGAGAACGGGGCGGGGAAATCAACGCTGGTGAAGTGCATCTCCGGTCTGCATCGCCCGGACGAGGGAGAGATCGTCATCGACGGCGATGCCGTCCAGTTCCACTCCCCCAGCGACGCCAAGGGTATCAGCGTCATCCATCAGCATTTCAGCCTTTCGCCGGACCTGACGGTGGCGGAGAATCTTTTCATCGGCCGCGAACCGCACACCCGTCTGGGATTTCTCGACCGGGCCCGGATGCGGCGCGATGCGAAAGCCATCATGGACGAGCTGTCGCTCGATATCGACATTGCCGCGGAGCTGCGAACGCTTTCCGTCGGGCGCCAGCAGATGGTGGAAATTGCCCGTGCCGTTTTGTCCGATGCCTGGTTCTTCATCATGGACGAGCCCACCAGCGCGCTCTCCAATCGCGAACGCGACCAACTCTACGACCTGATCGACAGACTGAGAGCCCGCGGCGCCGGCATCCTCTACATCTCCCACAAGATGGAAGAGATCTTCAGCCAGTGCGACCGCGTGGTCGTTCTGCGTGACGGGCGCTTCATCGGCGAGCGGCAGACCCGCCAGACCAACGAGGCCGAGATCGTCTCGATGATGGTCGGGCGCGATGTCGGCGACATCTTCCCCTATCTCGAAACAAAGATCGGCGAAACCGCCATCGAAATCAGCAACATCTCCAACGGCAAGCTCTTGAAGTCGGCCACGCTCAGCGTGCGCAGGGGCGAGATCGTCGCGCTCGCCGGCCTGATGGGCAGCGGCCGCTCCGAGGTGCTCAGGCTGATTGCCGGCCTCGAGACAATGCATGGCGGCACGATCACAATTTTCGGCGCGCAGCAGGCCGGCGGGGATACCAAGGCCGCCAATCGCGCCGGCATCGTCTACATACCGGAAGACCGGCACCTGGAAGGCTTCGTCGGCACGATGTCGATCAGAGACAACCTGTCTCTCGCCTGGATCCGCGACAACAGTTACTTCGGCCTGCTGAGACCTCGCCGCATCCTGGCACTCGCCAGCGATCTCATCGGCTCACTCGGCGTGCGGCCGGCCCAGCCCGACAAGATGACCATCGAGCTTTCGGGCGGCAATCAGCAGAAGGTCGTCATCGGCAAATGGCTTGCCACCAGGCCGAAGATCATCCTGCTCGACGAGCCGACGCGCGGCGTCGACGTTGGAGCAAAGTCCGAACTCCATCACCTGATCGCGAAATTGAAGGCCGAGGGCGCGGCGATCCTCATGGTGTCGAGCGAGTTGCCCGAGGTTCTCGGCGTTGCCGACCGCATCGTCGTCATGCGCGAAGGCCATTCTGTCTGCACGCTGGCGCGAGGGGCGACGGAAGAAGATGTGATGACGCACGCCTTCGGTGATCGCAAGATCGCGCCACCCGCCAGCACGGCCCCGGCCAACATCCAGCCTTGCACCATGCCTGTAGGGAGAGCCCTTTGA
- a CDS encoding substrate-binding domain-containing protein, producing the protein MRISLKASVALLALAIATPSLAAEKVLGLAAIDLQNSFFVRMKEAGDVAAADYGVKSTWQSAEGSLEKQVSIIENFINQGVSAILIDPIDKNAVIPVIQKATAAGIPVITMGNKVEAGSNYSTLYPDYDNMSMVARALGKSLGGKGEVALLVGSRGNFVSDTREKGFVETLKKEFPDIKVVGIEPTGWDAAKATNAAQTWLTTYPDLKAIGCISDSLCLAADSVASSMGTQLLYGGYDGDAEMKPLIDDGKMVMDVLTGAYRVGYWNIAVAARLAKGEKLPQDLFMPTYFVTSDATAAKLKADGLTFEYINTDKEAVEAKNYTEQLGPKVPATAMTLAK; encoded by the coding sequence CGCGGCAATCGACCTGCAAAACTCCTTCTTCGTCCGCATGAAGGAAGCGGGCGACGTGGCTGCTGCCGACTATGGGGTGAAATCCACCTGGCAGAGCGCCGAGGGCAGTCTGGAAAAACAGGTCAGCATCATCGAGAATTTCATCAATCAGGGTGTCAGCGCGATCCTGATCGATCCGATCGACAAGAATGCGGTCATTCCGGTCATCCAGAAAGCCACTGCTGCCGGCATTCCGGTGATCACCATGGGCAACAAGGTCGAGGCCGGCTCGAACTACTCGACGCTCTATCCGGACTACGACAACATGTCGATGGTTGCCCGCGCACTCGGCAAGTCGCTTGGCGGCAAGGGCGAAGTCGCTCTGCTCGTCGGTTCGCGCGGCAACTTCGTGTCCGACACGCGCGAAAAGGGCTTTGTCGAAACCCTGAAAAAGGAGTTTCCGGACATCAAGGTCGTCGGTATCGAGCCGACCGGCTGGGACGCAGCCAAGGCAACGAATGCCGCCCAGACATGGCTCACCACCTATCCGGATCTGAAGGCCATCGGCTGCATCTCCGACAGCCTTTGCCTGGCAGCCGATTCCGTTGCCAGCTCGATGGGAACCCAGCTGCTCTACGGCGGCTATGACGGCGACGCCGAGATGAAGCCGCTGATCGACGACGGCAAGATGGTGATGGACGTGCTGACCGGCGCCTATCGTGTCGGCTACTGGAACATCGCCGTTGCCGCTCGCCTGGCCAAGGGAGAAAAGCTGCCGCAGGATCTCTTCATGCCGACCTATTTCGTGACCTCGGATGCGACGGCGGCGAAGCTCAAGGCGGATGGCCTCACCTTCGAATACATCAACACCGACAAAGAGGCGGTGGAAGCCAAGAACTATACCGAACAACTCGGTCCCAAGGTTCCGGCGACCGCCATGACCCTGGCAAAGTAA